A single Pedobacter sp. PACM 27299 DNA region contains:
- a CDS encoding Lrp/AsnC family transcriptional regulator, with product MPTQTEQVRQNPLVLDDKDYEIMRLLQENAKLTIREIASQVHLSPTPTHERIKRMEREGVIRKYVALLDNRKINKGIIVIVQISLKVHNKKAAQEFIDAVLNFKEVTECYNISGDFDFMLKIVTESMESFHSFSMNKLSEIPGIAQTKSIFVMDTIKDTHHLL from the coding sequence ATGCCTACTCAAACAGAACAAGTCCGTCAGAACCCTTTGGTTTTAGATGATAAAGATTATGAAATCATGAGATTATTGCAGGAAAATGCAAAGCTCACGATCCGGGAAATCGCGTCTCAAGTACACCTGAGCCCAACTCCAACCCACGAAAGGATCAAAAGAATGGAAAGGGAGGGCGTAATCAGGAAATATGTGGCTTTGCTGGATAACCGGAAAATCAATAAGGGCATCATCGTGATTGTACAGATCTCGTTAAAAGTTCACAATAAGAAAGCAGCACAGGAATTTATAGATGCAGTATTGAACTTCAAAGAAGTGACTGAATGTTACAATATATCTGGTGATTTTGACTTTATGCTCAAGATAGTGACGGAAAGTATGGAAAGTTTTCATTCTTTCTCCATGAACAAGCTTAGTGAAATTCCGGGGATTGCACAAACGAAGAGTATTTTTGTGATGGATACCATTAAAGATACCCATCACTTGTTGTAA
- a CDS encoding NADP-dependent oxidoreductase: MAMNKVILLNARPVGKPVMSDFKFIEEAMPVASDGQLLLKTKYVSVDPYLRGRMNDSESYVPPFELNKPISSGIVAEVIESKLTGFENGDFVSGNLEWKEYQSHTGQGLIKVDPKAADLSAYLGVLGMTGLTAYCGLLEIGKPKAGETIVVSGAAGAVGTVVGQIGKILGCRVVGIAGTDEKVAMLKSKLHFDEAINYKTTTDMTAAVKAACPNGVDVYFDNVGGAISDAVLANLNRYARIPVCGAISLYNNTTKDVGPRIQTTMVIKSALMQGFIVSVFADKFPEAIAQMSSWLKEGKLTYTETIVEGFDQIPQAFMDLFEGKNEGKMIVKI, from the coding sequence ATGGCTATGAACAAAGTAATTCTTTTGAACGCAAGACCGGTAGGAAAACCAGTCATGAGTGATTTTAAATTTATAGAAGAAGCGATGCCTGTGGCCAGTGATGGGCAGCTGCTGTTGAAAACCAAATATGTTTCTGTAGATCCGTATTTAAGGGGCAGAATGAATGACTCGGAATCTTATGTTCCACCATTTGAGCTAAATAAACCGATATCATCAGGCATAGTTGCAGAAGTAATAGAAAGTAAATTGACAGGTTTTGAAAATGGAGACTTTGTTTCCGGAAACCTGGAATGGAAAGAATATCAAAGCCATACTGGCCAGGGATTGATCAAAGTTGATCCTAAAGCAGCAGATCTAAGTGCTTATTTAGGGGTCCTTGGAATGACTGGTTTGACGGCTTATTGTGGTTTGTTAGAAATAGGAAAACCAAAAGCAGGGGAAACTATCGTTGTTTCGGGCGCTGCCGGTGCTGTTGGAACGGTGGTTGGTCAAATTGGTAAGATTTTAGGCTGTAGGGTAGTAGGAATTGCAGGTACCGATGAAAAGGTTGCCATGCTGAAATCTAAGTTGCATTTTGATGAAGCCATCAATTATAAAACCACTACAGACATGACTGCAGCTGTAAAAGCCGCTTGCCCGAATGGAGTAGATGTATATTTTGATAATGTTGGTGGGGCAATCTCTGACGCAGTATTGGCAAATCTGAACAGGTATGCCCGTATCCCGGTTTGTGGTGCCATATCACTGTATAATAATACGACAAAAGATGTTGGTCCTCGTATCCAAACCACGATGGTGATCAAAAGTGCTTTGATGCAGGGCTTTATCGTATCTGTATTTGCGGATAAATTCCCGGAAGCGATCGCGCAGATGAGTAGCTGGCTGAAAGAAGGTAAATTGACTTACACAGAAACAATAGTGGAAGGCTTTGACCAGATTCCTCAAGCTTTTATGGACCTTTTTGAAGGTAAGAATGAAGGTAAAATGATCGTTAAGATTTAA
- a CDS encoding LytR/AlgR family response regulator transcription factor has product MVLKCIAVDDEPLALGLVCSFVEQTPFLELKGCFSSGLKALEMVREEEIDLIFLDIQMPDLNGIQVARLLDHQPGGSGPRVIFTTAFNNFAIDGYKVDALDYLLKPFDYEEFLTAANKARNYAEMKTSVKHHVEPADAFIFLKVEYQLLKVAIKDILYIEGLKDYVKIYLENNDKPILSLTSLKDLEVKLSPSTFMRVHRSYIVSLDKITAVTKSTLYIGERMISLSEQHKEAFNSYLKKWL; this is encoded by the coding sequence ATGGTACTGAAATGTATAGCAGTTGATGATGAACCTCTGGCCCTCGGACTGGTTTGCAGTTTTGTGGAACAAACACCTTTTTTAGAGCTTAAAGGGTGTTTCTCCAGTGGGTTGAAGGCATTGGAAATGGTAAGGGAAGAGGAAATTGACCTCATCTTTCTGGATATTCAGATGCCTGATCTAAATGGAATTCAGGTGGCACGCTTGTTAGATCATCAGCCAGGTGGTTCAGGACCCAGGGTGATTTTTACCACTGCTTTTAATAATTTTGCAATAGATGGCTATAAGGTAGATGCACTCGACTATCTTCTGAAACCTTTTGATTATGAAGAGTTTTTAACCGCAGCAAATAAGGCCAGGAATTATGCGGAAATGAAAACTTCTGTTAAGCACCATGTAGAGCCTGCTGATGCATTTATCTTTCTGAAAGTAGAATACCAGTTGCTGAAGGTCGCAATTAAGGACATTCTCTATATTGAAGGTTTGAAAGATTATGTAAAAATATATCTGGAAAATAATGATAAACCAATACTCAGTTTAACCAGTCTTAAAGATCTGGAGGTTAAGCTTTCTCCTTCCACTTTTATGCGCGTTCACCGTTCCTATATTGTTTCACTGGATAAGATTACTGCGGTCACAAAAAGCACATTATATATCGGAGAACGTATGATCTCACTTTCTGAGCAACATAAGGAAGCCTTCAACTCTTACCTCAAAAAATGGCTTTAA
- a CDS encoding ABC transporter ATP-binding protein: MTGQKILEIQNVKREFIMGDQIVRALKGVSFDVNKGEFLTIMGSSGSGKTTLLNMLGCLDKPTEGSYILDGVNVKELSRDELAKMRNTKIGFVFQAYNLLPRTTALENVELPLLYNPTISTKERKERAIAALQAVKLDGRFDHTPNQLSGGQQQRVAIARALVNEPVMILADEATGNLDTRTSYEIMSLMQELNQNGKTIIFVTHEPDIAAFTSRTVMLKDGRVQKDTLNPNPRSAKTALSELPVSDDY; this comes from the coding sequence ATGACCGGACAAAAAATCCTGGAAATCCAGAACGTAAAACGGGAGTTTATTATGGGTGATCAAATCGTTCGTGCCTTAAAAGGTGTTTCTTTTGACGTGAATAAAGGCGAATTTCTGACTATCATGGGCAGCAGTGGATCTGGAAAAACCACTTTACTCAATATGCTGGGCTGCCTGGATAAACCGACAGAAGGCAGCTATATATTAGATGGTGTAAATGTTAAGGAACTGAGCAGAGATGAACTGGCCAAGATGAGAAACACTAAAATTGGTTTCGTCTTTCAGGCTTATAACCTCTTGCCGAGAACAACTGCCCTGGAAAATGTAGAACTCCCATTATTATATAATCCAACTATTTCGACCAAAGAGCGTAAAGAAAGGGCGATTGCAGCCTTGCAGGCGGTAAAATTAGATGGTCGTTTTGACCATACACCCAATCAGCTTTCCGGTGGACAGCAGCAAAGGGTGGCGATTGCAAGAGCACTCGTGAATGAACCTGTAATGATTTTGGCCGATGAGGCCACAGGAAACCTGGATACCCGGACTTCCTATGAAATCATGTCGCTGATGCAGGAGCTCAATCAGAATGGCAAAACCATTATTTTTGTAACGCACGAGCCAGATATCGCTGCATTTACCAGTCGAACGGTGATGTTAAAAGATGGCAGGGTACAAAAAGACACCCTCAATCCCAACCCGCGTTCTGCAAAAACAGCTTTAAGCGAATTGCCAGTTTCCGATGATTATTAA
- a CDS encoding iron-containing alcohol dehydrogenase, giving the protein MLNFEFKNPTKIIFGKGEIKKISKEIPTGAKVLVLYGGGSIKTNGVYDQVIDALKGFEVLEFSGIPANPEYEVLMQALKVIKDEKITYMLAVGGGSVIDGVKFLSAAALYDGDMPWDILTQNIRTEKGLPFASVLTLPATGSEMNSGAVITRKETQEKLAMGGPGLFPEFSILDPEVIKSIPKRQLVNGVTDAFTHVLEQYMTYPAGAHLQDRFAESILQTLIEVGPKVIENPEDYESAANFMWSCTMALNGLIQKGVPTDWAVHAMGHELTALFGIDHARTLAIIAPSHYRYNFEAKKEKLAQYGQRVWGITTGSIDDIANAAIARTEDFFHSMEIETTLSEYTDDFEGTAQKISKRFTERGWLGLGEHKTLSPSDVEKIVEMSY; this is encoded by the coding sequence ATGTTAAATTTTGAATTCAAAAACCCAACCAAAATCATTTTTGGAAAAGGAGAGATAAAAAAGATAAGTAAAGAAATTCCTACAGGTGCTAAAGTATTGGTGCTTTATGGCGGAGGAAGTATCAAAACCAATGGCGTATACGATCAGGTGATCGATGCACTAAAAGGCTTTGAAGTATTGGAGTTCTCAGGAATTCCAGCAAATCCAGAGTATGAGGTTTTGATGCAGGCACTAAAAGTGATCAAAGATGAAAAGATTACTTATATGCTGGCAGTAGGTGGTGGTTCTGTAATAGATGGTGTAAAATTCCTTTCAGCAGCAGCGTTATACGATGGTGATATGCCATGGGATATCCTGACGCAAAATATCAGAACAGAGAAAGGTTTGCCTTTTGCTTCGGTATTGACTTTACCAGCTACAGGATCAGAAATGAACTCTGGTGCAGTAATTACACGTAAGGAAACTCAGGAAAAACTAGCTATGGGCGGCCCTGGTTTATTTCCGGAATTTTCAATTCTTGATCCTGAAGTGATCAAATCTATTCCTAAACGCCAATTGGTAAATGGAGTAACTGATGCTTTTACGCATGTTTTAGAGCAGTATATGACCTATCCTGCAGGTGCACATCTACAGGATCGCTTTGCAGAAAGTATTTTGCAAACCTTGATTGAAGTAGGTCCAAAGGTGATTGAGAATCCGGAAGACTATGAATCTGCAGCCAACTTTATGTGGAGCTGTACGATGGCCTTAAACGGATTGATTCAAAAAGGTGTGCCCACCGATTGGGCTGTCCATGCAATGGGGCATGAGCTGACTGCCTTATTCGGTATTGATCATGCGAGAACACTGGCGATCATTGCGCCAAGTCATTACCGTTATAATTTCGAAGCTAAGAAAGAAAAACTGGCGCAATATGGTCAGCGTGTTTGGGGAATTACCACTGGTAGTATCGATGATATCGCCAACGCAGCCATAGCCAGAACTGAAGACTTCTTCCATTCCATGGAGATTGAAACGACACTTTCTGAGTATACGGATGATTTCGAAGGAACCGCACAAAAGATTTCGAAACGTTTTACAGAAAGAGGTTGGTTAGGATTGGGTGAACATAAAACCCTTTCTCCATCTGATGTAGAGAAGATCGTAGAAATGAGTTATTAA
- a CDS encoding sensor histidine kinase, with the protein MVSLKSRSYITVLLHFLLWGLFAFILLFYHPLSWNIRLPLQFWIKQGLVLVILMLVFYLNSGVLVPRLLLKNKNILFIVIVLAIAVLAGPLVKGLENILDLPFLMEKAAQKIGIPRLPRRDDGIDLFLVMMILLIVGISTSLTLIQKWQTDKQLRELLEKEKISSELSFLKAQINPHFFFNTLNNIYALTHVDVEASRKALHKLSRMMRYLLYETQQGSTPLSKELSFISDYIELMRLRLSDNVKISFEKSGLQEELMLAPMLFLPYIENAFKHGISMLSPSEIRITMKMNGPVLEMMVENSIFKEQHTLPDVYGGIGLTNTKRRLDLLYPGKYTFSAAKTESGNAFIVHLTLILDGTEMYSS; encoded by the coding sequence ATGGTTTCTTTAAAAAGCCGTTCCTATATTACCGTGCTATTGCATTTCCTGCTTTGGGGGTTGTTTGCTTTCATTTTGCTTTTTTATCACCCTTTGTCCTGGAATATCCGCCTGCCTTTACAGTTTTGGATTAAACAAGGACTCGTATTGGTGATTCTGATGCTGGTGTTTTACCTAAATAGTGGTGTGCTGGTGCCGCGATTGTTGCTGAAAAATAAGAATATCTTATTCATCGTTATTGTGCTGGCGATTGCTGTGCTTGCCGGCCCTTTGGTGAAAGGCCTTGAAAACATATTAGACCTGCCATTTCTGATGGAAAAGGCTGCTCAAAAGATTGGTATTCCACGTTTGCCAAGAAGAGACGATGGAATAGACCTTTTCTTAGTCATGATGATTTTGCTCATTGTTGGCATCAGCACCAGCCTAACCTTAATTCAGAAATGGCAAACCGATAAGCAATTAAGAGAACTATTAGAAAAGGAAAAGATCAGCTCAGAGCTCTCCTTTTTAAAGGCACAGATCAATCCACATTTCTTTTTCAATACTTTAAACAATATATATGCACTTACCCATGTGGATGTGGAAGCTTCTCGGAAAGCACTCCATAAGTTGTCAAGGATGATGCGCTACCTGCTGTATGAAACACAGCAAGGCAGTACGCCGCTGAGTAAAGAACTTTCCTTTATCAGTGACTATATTGAATTGATGCGCCTTCGTTTGAGTGATAATGTGAAAATATCTTTTGAAAAGTCGGGCCTGCAGGAGGAGCTGATGCTGGCTCCCATGCTCTTTCTTCCTTACATTGAAAACGCATTTAAACATGGGATAAGCATGCTTTCTCCTTCAGAGATTCGCATCACCATGAAAATGAATGGGCCAGTATTAGAGATGATGGTGGAGAACTCCATTTTTAAAGAGCAGCACACCTTGCCGGATGTTTATGGTGGAATTGGATTAACCAACACAAAACGACGTTTGGATTTGTTGTATCCAGGAAAATACACCTTTTCGGCTGCAAAGACTGAATCCGGCAATGCGTTTATCGTTCACTTAACACTAATTCTTGATGGTACTGAAATGTATAGCAGTTGA
- a CDS encoding MarR family winged helix-turn-helix transcriptional regulator: MKIEEELKHQFLTPQQRAATNIIFTSNWILNKIAVALKPTGLSLQQFNVLSILHGQEGQTATVNLIKDRLIDRMPNVSRLLNKLMDKGLIVKERNLSDQRVVYVTLSPEGLKLKMAARAIIDQGVLDLNSEDADLLNDLLEKLRK, translated from the coding sequence ATGAAGATAGAAGAAGAGTTAAAACATCAATTTCTGACACCCCAGCAGCGGGCTGCCACGAATATCATTTTCACTTCTAACTGGATCCTGAACAAGATTGCAGTTGCGTTAAAACCAACCGGTTTATCGCTGCAACAGTTTAATGTGCTGAGTATTTTACATGGACAGGAGGGACAAACCGCCACTGTCAATCTGATCAAAGATCGTTTGATAGACCGGATGCCCAATGTTTCCAGGTTGCTCAATAAGTTGATGGATAAGGGCTTGATTGTTAAAGAGCGCAACTTGTCGGATCAACGTGTGGTGTATGTGACGCTGAGCCCTGAAGGGCTAAAGCTAAAAATGGCAGCCAGAGCGATTATCGATCAGGGGGTGCTCGACCTCAATAGTGAAGATGCTGATCTGCTGAATGACTTATTGGAAAAATTAAGAAAATAA
- a CDS encoding ABC transporter permease: MKILNLIKLAIRALQRNKLRALLTMLGIIIGVASVITMMSIGEGSKQSINASLASMGSNMITIQPYSNEPGGARMMGSSLKTLTIKDVEALKKAPDIALISPLASSSGQAINGANNWPTSIQGVSPDYLEIRKVEVKDGILFSEQDVRASAKVCLLGKTVVDNLFPNGDDPIGKIIRFGKIPFQVIGVLVPKGTSNFGQDQDDIIIAPYTTVQKRILSTIYFGSIYASAIREDASDAAVDEITQILRETHHLRDNQDNDFQVRTQAELMTMMNSTSSMLTALLTAVASISLLIGGIGIMNIMYVSVTERTREIGLRMSIGARGVDILLQFLIEAVMISITGGIIGVLLGVTAAIVIPSMLNWPTVISQSSIVISFLVCALTGIFFGYYPALKASRLDPIEALHYE; encoded by the coding sequence ATGAAAATCTTAAATCTGATCAAACTAGCCATAAGGGCATTACAACGCAATAAATTACGCGCGCTGCTCACCATGCTGGGTATCATTATAGGCGTAGCTTCTGTTATCACCATGATGTCTATCGGCGAGGGCTCCAAACAAAGTATCAACGCTTCATTGGCCAGTATGGGCTCAAATATGATCACTATACAACCCTACAGCAACGAACCTGGAGGTGCAAGAATGATGGGCAGCAGCCTTAAAACCCTGACCATTAAAGATGTAGAAGCTTTAAAAAAAGCACCGGATATTGCTTTAATTTCTCCATTGGCCTCTTCCAGTGGACAAGCAATCAATGGTGCAAACAACTGGCCAACCAGCATACAGGGCGTTAGTCCGGATTACCTGGAAATCAGAAAAGTGGAGGTTAAAGACGGCATCCTGTTTTCCGAACAGGATGTAAGGGCCTCTGCAAAAGTATGTTTATTAGGTAAAACGGTAGTCGACAACCTATTTCCTAACGGGGATGATCCGATTGGAAAAATCATCAGATTCGGTAAAATCCCTTTTCAGGTCATTGGGGTACTGGTGCCTAAAGGAACCAGTAATTTTGGACAAGATCAGGACGATATTATCATTGCGCCGTATACGACTGTACAAAAAAGGATATTATCTACTATTTATTTTGGAAGTATTTACGCATCCGCGATCAGGGAAGATGCTTCAGATGCGGCTGTAGATGAAATCACCCAAATATTAAGGGAAACGCATCACCTTCGCGACAATCAGGACAATGATTTTCAGGTACGTACCCAGGCAGAGTTAATGACCATGATGAATTCCACCAGCAGCATGCTTACCGCCCTACTGACTGCTGTTGCCAGTATTTCCCTACTAATTGGTGGGATTGGCATTATGAACATCATGTATGTATCCGTAACAGAACGCACCCGTGAAATCGGACTAAGAATGTCTATTGGTGCACGAGGCGTGGATATTTTGCTTCAATTTTTAATAGAAGCCGTTATGATCAGTATCACCGGTGGCATCATTGGCGTATTACTCGGCGTTACCGCAGCCATTGTGATCCCTTCTATGCTCAATTGGCCAACCGTCATTTCGCAATCTTCTATCGTCATTTCCTTCCTGGTCTGCGCTTTAACCGGCATATTTTTCGGTTATTATCCAGCACTAAAAGCCTCCAGGTTAGATCCGATTGAAGCCCTGCACTACGAATAA
- a CDS encoding TolC family protein, with translation MLRLTLKILLFSALGISSIKGFGQDRNSLQDSALKVIPPVWDLASCLQYAKINNLQIRGLILDKKNAIEDQLQAKSALLPNLYSTASQSFNHYNVTQTTGSNAINTSGSYGLNSSWTLYKGGYLKTDIKQKELSVQSAGLTVLETENDITLQITQAYLSILVDKESIVYNQDLVKTSEAQLAQSRNRFKVGSAAQKEVVQFEAQLATDNYNLTASQNAERQDKITLKQLLQLPDSRDFDIVKPDTLIAESNIPDLETVQQYALKNRPEVKNAELGIQISDLNLSKAKSGYLPTLTLGAGIGSNYANDPNYNVFKQLDNNFNQQAGLTLSVPIFTNRLNKTNVAKARINLEQSRLSLENTRTTLALTTEKALISAQNSKNQLLSATEQLKYNTEIYRIANQELKIGAANIVDFYQQRNLYVQAMQAYIQAKYNALLAAKIYEFYLGTPIKL, from the coding sequence ATGTTACGACTTACTTTAAAAATCCTGCTCTTCTCCGCGCTTGGCATTTCCAGTATAAAGGGATTTGGACAAGATCGAAACAGCCTCCAGGATTCCGCATTAAAAGTGATCCCTCCGGTATGGGACCTCGCCAGTTGTTTACAATACGCAAAAATCAACAACCTACAGATCAGAGGACTGATCCTTGATAAAAAAAATGCCATAGAAGATCAGCTGCAAGCTAAATCCGCCTTGCTGCCAAATCTTTATAGCACTGCTTCTCAATCCTTCAACCACTATAATGTCACACAGACCACAGGAAGCAATGCGATCAATACTTCAGGCTCTTATGGGTTAAATTCTTCCTGGACCTTATATAAAGGAGGATATTTAAAGACAGACATCAAGCAAAAAGAGCTTTCTGTACAGTCTGCCGGACTAACCGTTTTAGAAACAGAGAACGATATTACTTTACAAATTACACAAGCCTACCTTAGTATTCTGGTGGATAAAGAAAGTATTGTCTACAATCAAGACCTGGTTAAAACCTCTGAAGCACAACTCGCACAATCAAGAAATCGCTTTAAAGTTGGTTCTGCGGCTCAAAAAGAAGTGGTGCAGTTCGAAGCGCAGCTTGCCACCGACAATTACAACCTGACCGCCTCACAAAATGCAGAACGCCAGGACAAAATCACCTTAAAACAATTGCTTCAACTTCCGGATAGCAGGGATTTCGATATTGTAAAACCTGATACGCTGATCGCTGAAAGCAATATCCCTGATTTGGAAACCGTACAGCAATATGCACTGAAGAACCGTCCGGAAGTAAAAAATGCAGAATTAGGGATCCAAATTTCAGATCTCAATCTGAGTAAAGCCAAATCAGGATACTTACCTACTCTGACCTTAGGTGCTGGGATTGGCTCTAATTACGCCAATGATCCAAACTACAATGTATTTAAACAGCTGGATAACAATTTCAACCAACAAGCTGGATTAACACTTTCCGTACCCATTTTCACCAATAGGCTCAATAAAACCAATGTGGCTAAGGCCAGGATCAATCTGGAACAATCTAGGCTAAGCCTGGAAAACACCAGAACTACTTTGGCATTAACGACGGAAAAAGCACTCATCTCTGCACAAAACAGTAAAAACCAACTTCTTTCTGCTACGGAGCAGTTAAAGTACAATACAGAAATTTATCGCATTGCGAATCAGGAACTAAAGATTGGCGCTGCTAACATAGTCGACTTTTATCAGCAAAGAAATCTATATGTACAGGCCATGCAAGCTTATATACAAGCCAAATACAATGCTTTACTGGCCGCAAAAATCTACGAATTCTACCTTGGAACACCTATAAAACTATAA
- a CDS encoding efflux RND transporter periplasmic adaptor subunit, whose amino-acid sequence MKPKKIFLILAAVIVLFGIWYFFLRTKEQVINLTTEKPVIGPISTSVTATGTVQPVDTVTVGTQVSGTISALYADFNSTVKKGELLAELDKVLIQSTVDQAKANLIQAQSNQTYQEANFNRQQQLFQTGSISKADYDLALNTLQVAKANVNNVKAQLRAAERNLSFTQIYSPIDGVVLSRSVSIGQTVAASFSTPTLFTIAKDITKMQVQAKVDEADIGNVRTGQRSTFTVDAFIDDTFNGTVKEIRLQPSISANVVTYATLIDAPNDDKKLKPGMTANIIIYTKEVNNALLVSAQALKFHPDSSLSKKYEIVPAPGHKKGNGNEGKGNQKNQAKKPIDGDVVANPTAYVWVLAGNKLLQKKIKTGLNDNTHVQVLSGLSENEVVVTSASGPSAGTPTAAASSPFMPKRGGKR is encoded by the coding sequence ATGAAACCGAAAAAAATCTTCCTCATCCTTGCCGCTGTCATCGTGTTATTCGGTATCTGGTATTTCTTTCTAAGGACTAAAGAGCAAGTCATCAACCTGACGACGGAAAAACCGGTTATTGGGCCGATTTCTACTAGTGTCACTGCAACCGGCACGGTACAGCCAGTGGATACGGTAACGGTAGGTACACAAGTTTCAGGAACAATTTCCGCATTATATGCTGATTTCAATTCTACCGTTAAAAAGGGTGAACTACTGGCAGAACTGGATAAAGTATTGATTCAATCTACTGTAGATCAAGCAAAGGCAAACCTGATACAGGCACAGAGTAACCAAACTTATCAGGAGGCTAATTTCAACCGGCAGCAGCAATTATTCCAAACCGGGTCTATCAGTAAAGCGGATTATGACCTTGCTTTAAATACCTTACAGGTAGCAAAAGCCAATGTAAATAATGTAAAAGCACAATTAAGGGCAGCCGAAAGAAACCTTTCCTTCACACAGATCTATTCCCCAATTGATGGCGTAGTATTGAGCAGAAGTGTGAGCATCGGGCAAACAGTAGCAGCCAGTTTTAGTACGCCTACCCTCTTCACCATCGCCAAAGACATCACGAAAATGCAGGTACAGGCCAAAGTAGATGAAGCAGATATAGGGAATGTGCGGACCGGACAAAGATCCACCTTTACTGTAGATGCTTTTATTGATGATACCTTTAATGGTACCGTTAAGGAAATCCGCTTGCAGCCTTCCATTTCTGCCAATGTGGTCACTTATGCCACTTTAATCGATGCACCTAACGATGATAAAAAGTTAAAACCGGGAATGACCGCTAATATTATCATCTACACGAAAGAAGTTAATAATGCTTTACTTGTTTCTGCACAGGCTTTGAAGTTCCATCCAGACTCTTCACTTTCCAAAAAATATGAAATTGTTCCCGCTCCGGGACATAAAAAAGGAAATGGTAATGAGGGAAAAGGAAATCAAAAAAACCAAGCTAAAAAACCGATCGATGGAGATGTAGTAGCCAATCCTACTGCTTATGTATGGGTATTAGCAGGGAATAAACTCCTTCAAAAGAAAATAAAAACCGGCTTGAATGACAATACGCATGTACAGGTATTATCGGGACTCTCAGAAAACGAAGTAGTCGTAACCAGCGCCTCAGGCCCTTCAGCGGGTACCCCTACTGCCGCAGCCAGTAGTCCATTTATGCCAAAAAGAGGAGGTAAAAGATGA